Genomic segment of Salvia hispanica cultivar TCC Black 2014 chromosome 2, UniMelb_Shisp_WGS_1.0, whole genome shotgun sequence:
AGCCTTTCCAGTGAATCCTTCAACCTACTCTCTTTGCAAAGAATATATTGTCCACTTATCTGTATTTCTTCCTTGCAGGAAATCTAGGTAACTAAGAAATGCAGTAGTATTGTACTATCTTTATCTGTGTGTTCTTTGCTGTCATTTTTCATGCTGTGTTTAGGTTTGGCAGATTAGAAGTTAGTCATCAAGCATGGGTCTGTGCTTTGAATCTgaaatttgtttataaaaacatttaatattatgCAAAAAGACTTCAGAATATGTGAATTTTTCCGATTACAATTTGAAATGTGTAAAGATACAAAGAATAGGCCACGTTCTTAACCCATGTACTACAAATCTTGCAGCTGCATTTCTAATCATGTTTGTGTCCATCTTCATCGTAATTGAACGGTAATGGCACTGATTTGAAAGCTCGGAATTTTCCAACGTTGTTGAGATGTTCGTTCTCCAGCCTGCACATTTAAGAAACTAATTCCATTACACGTGACATATTTATTACCAGAACAAAATTCTTCCATCCAAATTTGAAGATTGTAATGACCTGAAGAAGTTCCAGAGACCGCGACGAAGGATCTCTAGAGAAGCCACGAGGGTAACCATTGTCTGCCTATGCAGTGAGAAAACGGTGATCCTCATCACAGTCTGCATCCATGCTAATCTCAGCAATACATTCAAAATCTGCAGGGAAACGAACAATATTAACTGTCAGTTACCACAGTTACTATGCACCAAAAATCTGCTTCTACAAAATTACTGATGTTCTTACAATGGCAACAAAGTAGACACTCTTGTGTGGGACAAGCAGCTTGTCTCTCAACCATCTGTTCTTAGATTTGCTTTGTAGCAGCCCCCAATCTACGACAATGTCCCAATATGTGCTGAGGATCGTTGCTATGATTGAGGTGGTCCATGCTATGATCTTCCAGGTAGCCCCTCCGTTGAGGGTGTATGCTGTTCTTGCACACACTGCTAGGATTGTCGCCAGATATTTCACCCCGTTGTAGCCTTGATGAGGATCTCTTTCGTCATATAGGCGACGCAGACACTGCAGAAGGCGCCATACGTATGGGACTCCAGCGATGATGAAGGAGAAGGTGTTGAAAACATCGTTGGATTTGCAGTTGCTTTGCCTGTGCTTGTAGTCTCCCCAACCATAGTAGCAAATGTAGAACTCTAGACTTCTTAGAGCTTGAACTTGACTTGTTATCTGGTCAGCTAGGAAGAAATCTGGCAATGTAACCTTCAAGAAACAGACACAAATATGTTTATAAGAAATAAGAATAGTGTGCAGCACTTCATTGGttttaatcaatcaatcaattacaagattttatgtttcttcttaCCTTATAGAGAGGAGCTAAGAGGGAGTGGAAGGCGCAGACGAGTAGAAAATAGCGGCTCGAACGGTACAAGATGTTGAGAGGGCACAGCATAATCACAACCACAAGCTGCacaaaaatatgacaaatgtTTAATCTTCAAGATATGCATATTTCATTAAACAAAACTATGGTTAGGATTATTACCACTACTAATCCAAGAGGAAGTAGTTCAGTAATGGGTTTGTAGTCAGCTGTGATTGGATCCATTTCCATGTCGAGATTCGCAAGAACACTAGCTAGAGCCAACACACTCAAACTGAATCCAAGAAGCAGAACCTCTCTGTATCCTAGGTCTGTTCCTTCCTTGAATCCAAATATGAAGGAGTAATTCACTCGATACCGCCTCCAGAAGTATATGTTTGCAGCGTACATTATTATGTGGAGAACGATGAACCCGAACAAACTGTCACACAAATTCATTCATCTTagtgaaaatttgatataaattaaaagaaaatggagagaTGGTGAAGAGGTATGATTTATCTGACCTATAGAGGGGAAACATGGTTTCCATGTAGATTGCTCTCCCTTGTTTGTCGAGTATTTTACGTGCACGAACGATCAGAATCAGTGCTACGATAAGAGCAACTGTGCAACCAAATAGAAATCCTGCAGGACAAAGATTTCATGCATGTTAGTATTTTTCAGTTctgagaagaaaatttgagcTTGAGACAACGCCGAATATCTTACCCGTGGAGAATGTAATTCTGTgtgtttccctttttcttttagGCCTCAAGATGTTCATTCCTTTGCTGCGGTTCGAGTTTGAGAAATGCTTGATGAAGGTGGCTTCTACCCTCTCCAACAGCTTGCTCACCTATTATAACACAATAACCTCCTTATTTCATATGCAATTTCTACATTAAGAATGGGAAttgtgaatgtttttttgtaCCTCATCAGAACTGCCCAAATAGGAATTGTCAACCATTCTCATGTAAGATTTTGATGCACTTCTTTCAGCAACCTTATCATATTTCTTCATGATCTTTGAGAATGCCATAATATTCAGAAAACTGTTGCAATTACACAAACAGTATGTGAATATAACACCAACAACATTAATAAAAAGCTGGCTAGAAGTTATATATGTACCTGTAATTTTTCAGAAGCCTCAGTTTCTGataaaatccaacaaaagccCTCTTAAGCTGATCTTCTGCTTTCTTCAAGTTATCCTTAGTGAACTTCAAATCTGCCTGGTTGGGAAGATTGAGGAATCCTTTGATTGTCGAGCGAGGTGTTTCTT
This window contains:
- the LOC125205640 gene encoding LOW QUALITY PROTEIN: phosphate transporter PHO1 homolog 3-like (The sequence of the model RefSeq protein was modified relative to this genomic sequence to represent the inferred CDS: inserted 1 base in 1 codon), with product MKFGNEFASQMVPEWQEAYTDYNFLKSLIKEIQVFKSNRPAKPFGPRRSQTLYRAFSGLTQRVNTPSSHQAAADIESQAILVQNVRREGEERSETMFLMAADEGGEYEMVYFRRLDDEFNKVLRFYRLKVDEVMKEAAVLNKQMEALIAFRVKVEHPQGWTNSVEDTTQLASDTAASSAALFANSPSAIKASRRVLMAGIDEEDWIPGPGPSAKSEASRREGIVEMEAVNARIQEEKKNDXKAKRPAPLEVLKQVKFNTTQETPRSTIKGFLNLPNQADLKFTKDNLKKAEDQLKRAFVGFYQKLRLLKNYSFLNIMAFSKIMKKYDKVAERSASKSYMRMVDNSYLGSSDEVSKLLERVEATFIKHFSNSNRSKGMNILRPKRKRETHRITFSTGFLFGCTVALIVALILIVRARKILDKQGRAIYMETMFPLYSLFGFIVLHIIMYAANIYFWRRYRVNYSFIFGFKEGTDLGYREVLLLGFSLSVLALASVLANLDMEMDPITADYKPITELLPLGLVVLVVVIMLCPLNILYRSSRYFLLVCAFHSLLAPLYKVTLPDFFLADQITSQVQALRSLEFYICYYGWGDYKHRQSNCKSNDVFNTFSFIIAGVPYVWRLLQCLRRLYDERDPHQGYNGVKYLATILAVCARTAYTLNGGATWKIIAWTTSIIATILSTYWDIVVDWGLLQSKSKNRWLRDKLLVPHKSVYFVAIILNVLLRLAWMQTVMRITVFSLHRQTMVTLVASLEILRRGLWNFFRLENEHLNNVGKFRAFKSVPLPFNYDEDGHKHD